The following proteins are co-located in the Bacillus pumilus genome:
- the pheT gene encoding phenylalanine--tRNA ligase subunit beta: protein MFVSSKWLEDYVDLEGIQPDELAEKITRSGIEVEAVEYKGEGIKGVVVGHVIEREQHPNADKLNKCLVDIGEDAPVQIICGAPNVEKGQHVAVATVGAVLPGNFKIKKAKLRGEESHGMICSLQELGVESKLVPKEYAEGIFVFPNDVKPGDDALQALQLDDAVLELGLTPNRADALNMLGVAYEVAAILGRDIKLPDTTHESSSEKAADYISVKIEDQEANPLYAAKIIKNVKIGPAPLWMQTRLMNAGIRPINNVVDITNFVLLEYGQPLHAFDYDRFGSKKVVVRKAAENEMIQTLDDQERTLSSKHLVITNGTKAHAVAGVMGGLESEVRDETTTILLEAAYFNGQTVRQASRDLGLRSESSTRFEKGLDPQRVKSAAERAAQLISVYAGGEVLSGTVEENHLEASMNVIHVSTERVNKVLGMSISKEDMIQIFNKLGFTVGESNDILVVTVPSRRMDITIEEDLIEEVARLYGYDNIPSTLPATAGTVGGLTPYQVKRRKVRRFLEGAGLSQAITYSLTNQHKSTAFALHPAYETRLSLPMSEERSVLRQSLLPNLLDSVAYNLARQADSFGFYETGSVFLAEAEGAKPVEKEHVAGAVTGLWHKNLWQGEKKAVDFYVAKGIAEGLFEKLGVSEQITYVQAEREGLHPGRTADVHLNGKVIGFVAALHPVVEKELDLKETYVFEFDLTDVMTSETEDMKYTAIPRFPAVTRDIALVVDQHISSGQLERVIYEAGGRLLTDLSVFDVYEGEHMEEGKKSVAFSLQYLNPEQTLTEEEVTAVHTNVLKALEDTYQAVLRG from the coding sequence ATGTTTGTTTCATCTAAATGGTTAGAAGACTATGTCGATTTAGAAGGCATTCAGCCAGATGAATTAGCAGAAAAAATCACAAGAAGCGGTATTGAAGTGGAAGCCGTTGAATATAAAGGCGAAGGCATCAAAGGGGTTGTCGTTGGACATGTCATTGAGCGTGAACAGCACCCGAATGCAGATAAATTAAACAAATGTCTTGTTGATATTGGAGAAGACGCTCCTGTGCAAATTATTTGCGGGGCTCCGAATGTGGAGAAAGGACAGCATGTCGCAGTCGCAACAGTTGGAGCAGTTCTTCCAGGGAACTTTAAAATTAAAAAAGCAAAACTGCGCGGCGAAGAGTCTCATGGCATGATTTGTTCTCTGCAAGAATTAGGAGTAGAGAGTAAACTCGTACCAAAGGAATATGCAGAAGGCATCTTTGTCTTCCCCAATGACGTAAAACCAGGAGATGATGCACTTCAGGCGCTTCAATTAGATGATGCGGTACTTGAGCTTGGTTTAACGCCAAACCGCGCGGATGCCCTCAATATGCTAGGTGTGGCTTATGAAGTTGCAGCCATTTTAGGAAGAGATATCAAACTTCCTGATACAACACATGAATCTTCTTCGGAAAAAGCAGCAGACTATATTTCTGTGAAAATTGAAGATCAAGAAGCGAATCCACTTTATGCAGCGAAGATCATTAAAAATGTAAAGATTGGACCTGCACCGCTTTGGATGCAAACAAGATTGATGAATGCAGGCATCCGCCCAATCAACAACGTCGTGGATATTACGAATTTTGTGCTGCTTGAATACGGTCAGCCGCTTCATGCATTTGATTATGACCGCTTTGGTTCAAAGAAAGTGGTCGTACGTAAAGCGGCTGAAAACGAAATGATTCAAACACTGGATGATCAAGAACGCACCTTGTCATCAAAGCATCTTGTCATTACAAATGGTACGAAAGCGCACGCTGTAGCAGGTGTCATGGGCGGTCTTGAATCAGAGGTGCGTGATGAAACGACTACAATTCTTTTAGAAGCGGCATATTTTAACGGTCAAACAGTCCGTCAAGCATCTAGAGACTTAGGGCTTCGCAGCGAATCAAGCACACGATTTGAAAAAGGACTCGATCCGCAGCGTGTGAAATCGGCAGCAGAAAGAGCAGCGCAATTGATCAGCGTCTATGCAGGTGGTGAAGTGCTAAGTGGGACTGTGGAGGAAAACCACCTTGAAGCAAGTATGAATGTCATCCACGTATCCACTGAGCGTGTGAACAAGGTTCTTGGCATGAGCATTTCAAAAGAAGATATGATTCAGATTTTCAACAAACTGGGCTTTACAGTGGGTGAATCAAATGACATTCTCGTCGTGACGGTTCCTTCTCGCAGAATGGATATTACGATTGAAGAAGACCTCATTGAAGAAGTAGCGAGATTATACGGCTACGATAATATTCCGTCTACACTGCCTGCGACAGCTGGTACAGTTGGCGGTCTCACGCCATACCAAGTGAAGCGTAGAAAGGTGAGACGTTTCTTAGAGGGAGCAGGGCTATCTCAAGCGATCACATATTCATTGACGAATCAGCATAAGTCCACAGCCTTTGCATTGCATCCTGCTTATGAAACGAGACTTTCACTGCCAATGAGTGAGGAACGCAGTGTGCTAAGACAAAGTCTATTGCCAAACTTACTTGATTCTGTCGCGTATAACTTGGCAAGACAGGCTGATTCCTTTGGATTTTATGAAACGGGTTCTGTTTTCTTAGCAGAAGCTGAAGGTGCAAAACCGGTGGAGAAAGAGCATGTGGCTGGCGCGGTGACAGGCCTATGGCATAAAAATCTTTGGCAGGGCGAGAAAAAAGCCGTTGATTTTTATGTAGCGAAAGGAATTGCAGAAGGTCTGTTTGAAAAGCTTGGTGTATCAGAGCAAATCACATATGTTCAAGCAGAGCGTGAGGGTCTTCATCCAGGACGTACAGCAGATGTTCACTTAAATGGAAAAGTGATTGGCTTTGTTGCCGCACTTCATCCGGTTGTCGAAAAGGAATTAGATCTAAAAGAAACATATGTATTCGAATTTGATTTAACAGATGTGATGACGTCTGAAACAGAGGATATGAAATATACAGCGATTCCGAGATTCCCTGCTGTGACAAGAGATATTGCGCTTGTCGTAGATCAGCATATTTCAAGCGGACAGCTGGAGCGAGTCATCTATGAAGCAGGCGGCCGTTTACTGACAGACCTATCCGTCTTTGACGTGTATGAGGGGGAACATATGGAAGAAGGCAAGAAATCTGTTGCGTTCTCTCTCCAATATTTAAACCCGGAACAAACATTGACAGAGGAAGAAGTCACGGCTGTTCATACAAACGTATTAAAAGCATTAGAAGATACGTATCAAGCCGTCTTGCGCGGATAA